In Kaistia algarum, the DNA window AGGGCGCACCACTTCCGCACAAAGTTGAAGAACACCGCTTCCGGCCTTCGCTGCGTCGGCAGCGTTGGCCGATGCCGGCGATCATCGGGCGTTGCCGCGTCAGGCGGCTCCCTGCTTCCGGTCCGACGGGAACGGCGCCAGCACCAGCCCCAGGGCCCAGCCGAGATAGAACCTCGCATCGACCAGCAGGTCGTGCAGGCTATAGAGTCTGGGCCAGTCGGCGTGCAGTGCGGTCGCGACCGCGTCGAAGATCAGCGCGGCCAACAACCAGGCGGCTGCGACGCCCGCCACGACCGGCGCACAGCGCGCGAACGCGCCGTCGTCGGGGAAACCCGTCAACCGTCGATAGCCGAGAAACTGAATCAGCAGGCACGGGATCGCCGTCGCAACAATCGTCTTGATATCCCAGTCAAACAGCAATCCGGCGATGAAGGGAGACGCAGCCCCGATGAGACCCGTGGGCATGACGAACCATCGGTGGCGCGCGCCCTGCCAGGCGAGCGCCACGCAGAACGGCACAATTGCCCAGGCGGCGGTCAATCGGATCCCTGCATTCAGACCAGTCACGGTCCCGGCACTGCTGACGCCTTGATCGGAGACAAAGGCCAGCATGGCTTCGTGCAAGGAGACCGACGTCAGGGCGAAGGCGAGGCTCACGCCGACCGAGAACAGGACGCCGCGGGAATTCGCGCCAGCAGTCGCGGGCTGTCCTCGCGGGCCGAGCCGGTCTCGGATTCGCTCCATGATCGGCTCGATGAAGAAGACCAGGATCAGCGCGATCAGCAGCACCGATAGGAGATTGGCCCAGCTCGGATGGCTCAGGAAAATCTCCAGGCCACGCCAGATGAACTCCGGCGCCGCGGCGCAGATGGAGATCCACAGGGCGCAGATCAGAAACGCGGTCCCCGCCGATACCCTGCCGAGGCTGCGGCTCCACAGCGACTGCACTCGCGTAGACGACATCGCATGCCCTTTCCCAAGACCTCGCACCGGCCTTCCAGGGCCATCCCTGCCATACCGGACGCGGCGCGCCGCCAACAGGGCGCTCTCGCGGATATCATTGAAGATTGCGCGCCGGGAGGCCGGATGCCGCGCGTCGCTCTCGGCCGGTGAGGGATATCCGGCGGCGCGACGCTCGATCGGCACTGATTCGTTCAGCCTCGGCCAGGCGAGGATTGGAGCGGCCAGTCGCCAATTTCGAACAGGCTCGGTCCGTCGCCAATGCCAGCCCGCTCGATCGTGAGCATCCGGAGCTTCGTTCCGATCCCGCCCGCGCCGGAAAAGCCGCCGACCTTGCCGCCCGCCCCCAAAACGCGGTGGCACGGCACGATGATGGGAAACGGGTTCCGCCCCAGCGCCTGTCCGACCGCCCTCGCCTCGCCCGGCGCACCGATCGCAGTGGCGATCCGGCCATAGGTCGAGGTCGTTCCGGGCAGGACGAGGCGGGTTGCGCGCAGCACGCGGATTTCAAAGTCCGAGAGGCGCGATTCATCGATCTCGATCTCGGCGAGCGCGCGGCGTTCGCCGAACAGCAGGGCACGAATTTCCTGGATCGCGGCTATGGCGGCGCCCTGCGGTGCGGACAGGATGCCGTCCCCGAACCGGGCCTGAAGCCGGGACAAGGTCGCCTCGTCGCTGGCCTCGGGCAGTTGCACGGCACGAATCACCCGCCCGCCACAGGCGACACCGCAGGTTCCTACCGGGGTCGAGAAGAGCGACAGAAACGTTGGGTCCATGATCGCCGTTCTAGCATGCGCGGAGCCGCCGCGCGCCCTGCCCGCTCGGCACCCCGTTGCGTTTATGGGCGCGTCTCTTCATCATGCCGTCCGAACATCGTCCGCGCGGCGAGCCGAGACGGACGTCCGAGGGAGGAAACGGATGGGAACGCAAGCATCGACGCTGCGGGGATTCGCCGCGGCGAAGCCGAAAGTTCCGATGATGGCAGCGGGTGCGCTGCTTTCTGCCCTTTGCCTTTCGGGCTGCACGTCGGAATCGATGACGGGCCCGGCACTCGTGCCGGCGACGCCCGCGCTGCCGCCGATCGCCTCCGATGAACTCGTTGGCAAATGGGGCCTCGGTTCGTTCCGCGAAGAGAAGGACCTCGTGCGTACCACCGACGAGGCGCGCCGGTTCTGCAACAATCCCTACGTGATCACCAAGGGGCCGAACGGCGGCGTGATGATGTATCTCGCCGATCAGTCCGCTCCGACCGAGGTATTCGTGCGCACGGCCGGGGGCCGCGTCTATATCGGCCCGTCGAACCAGCCACCCGGCGGCATCAAGGATCGTCAGGTCATGTCGTTCGAGAACGGCGTTCTGGTCGCGGGTTGGGTCGACCCGACCGTCGCTGCCCGCTACGGCACCATGGTATTCGTGAAATGCCCCGACGGCGCGGCAAAGCCTGCACGCACCGCTGCCGCGAAACCGACGCCCGCTCCGGCGGCCGCGCCAGCGCCAGCTCCCGCCCAATAGGGAAGATATTCCGCGTGCCGCCGGTCGTATCGGTCGCGGCACGAGGCATTCAAACAGCGAGGTGACGATGCTGTCTGTACCCAAGAAGCCCCTGCACAGATTGCTGAAGACGACCGCGTGGACGGGTGTCTTCGCGGCCCTGCTTTGCGCCTCGGCGATCGCGGCGCCCCAGCCGACGAATGCGCGGGCGCCGCTCGCCATCGCCGATCAACCCGGCCTCGTCCCGACCGCGCAGGACTCGCTCCTGCCGCCGGAGTTCCGCCCCCAGCCCGTCTTCTATCGCACCAATGAGAAGCCCGGCACGATCATCATCAATACCGATGAGCGCTTCCTCTATTACGTGATGCCGGACAACCGCGCGATCCGCTACGGCGTCGGCGTCGGCCGCGACGGCTTCCAATGGGCAGGCCTGCTGAAGATATCGCGCAAGCAGGAATGGCCGGACTGGCGCCCGCCGCCAGAGATGATCCAGCGCCAGCCCTATCTGCCGCGCTTTATGGCCGGCGGCGAGGGCAATCCGCTCGGCGCGCGCGCGCTCTATCTTGGCGATACGGTCTATCGCATCCACGGCACCAACCAGCCGCAGACGATCGGCCATGCCGTCTCGTCGGGCTGCTTCCGCATGGTCAATGCCGATGTGATGGACCTTTTCGAGCGCGTTCCCGTCGGAACCAAGGTCGTCGTGCAGCAGCGCGCCAAGCTCTGACCAGCGACCAGAGCGACGATCGCCGGCGGCTTCCGCGGCCGGCGACAAGGACAAGCCGCAATCCGGGGGAGAAACGACCATGTCATTTCGGCTGAACACGATGCTGGCGCGGGGCGTTGGCCTCTCCCTGGCGTTTGCCGCCGCCAGCGCCGGCGCCGCCACGCTCGACGCGGTGAAGCAGCGTGGCACGCTGAACTGCGGCGTCAATCAGGGCCTGCTCGGTTTTGCCAGTCCGGACGATGCCGGCAAATGGAGCGGCTTCGATGTCGATTTCTGCCGCGCGGTCGCGACCGCCGTGCTCGGCGATCCGGAGAAGGTCACCTATGTGCCGCTATCGGCCAATGACCGCTTCGATGCGCTGAAGGCCGGCAAGATCGATCTGCTTTCGCGCAACTCGACCTGGACGCTCGGCCGCGAGGCGGATCTCGGCGTCAACTTCGCCGCCGTGACCTATTATGACGGCCAGGGCTTCCTGGTT includes these proteins:
- a CDS encoding L,D-transpeptidase; the protein is MLSVPKKPLHRLLKTTAWTGVFAALLCASAIAAPQPTNARAPLAIADQPGLVPTAQDSLLPPEFRPQPVFYRTNEKPGTIIINTDERFLYYVMPDNRAIRYGVGVGRDGFQWAGLLKISRKQEWPDWRPPPEMIQRQPYLPRFMAGGEGNPLGARALYLGDTVYRIHGTNQPQTIGHAVSSGCFRMVNADVMDLFERVPVGTKVVVQQRAKL
- a CDS encoding methylated-DNA--[protein]-cysteine S-methyltransferase: MDPTFLSLFSTPVGTCGVACGGRVIRAVQLPEASDEATLSRLQARFGDGILSAPQGAAIAAIQEIRALLFGERRALAEIEIDESRLSDFEIRVLRATRLVLPGTTSTYGRIATAIGAPGEARAVGQALGRNPFPIIVPCHRVLGAGGKVGGFSGAGGIGTKLRMLTIERAGIGDGPSLFEIGDWPLQSSPGRG